Proteins from a genomic interval of Aspergillus flavus chromosome 7, complete sequence:
- a CDS encoding extracellular mutant protein 11-domain-containing protein: protein MGVGDYVHSKEAGQPRPPKLDIPNQSRQQIAEQVRVEVPTPKLNAPTQLPVNRPTQFEHYGGLPAPGGSHAPNDNGAKKDMFDTDVEGVDDSTIAATSVVGVEDLPYRFSPGPNARQQGAAANSLHQFQQTRRPFDSQWYDNFGDKAMKTAGFDSDEIDNESQLTSVVGDDEASDGTNESVVPIRKRLNDEPLSKRLQNFWNAGRKTYQQPANQAHMESSKIPTFTRSIQDAKRTSHVLPATAPRKVTLPPNTSTTPRTRFSPPKPTLLEQLDLTPTRRTPGPRPQQSQRITSIETSDSVENVGLGFFSNSYGRRGSMQSITAFDVTNIDALNDDDDPINDPFSRRLSVQRISPDQHNPKKRHIEPDYPPDILYQKSFAELQAEPFDHIPAAAPSPNATQETQPDPEDRIPYLMNLSDADRRTYFSNLSMDEWEDCGDQLIDQFTQMLTKMKDLRHARRKTAAVFEAEIKRRHESVEEQSSDLSRKLEGMRSGGAEVLRGRTP from the coding sequence ATGGGTGTCGGAGATTATGTACATTCAAAAGAAGCTGGTCAACCCAGACCACCCAAACTTGATATACCCAATCAATCACGGCAGCAGATAGCCGAACAGGTGAGGGTCGAAGTTCCGACACCAAAATTGAATGCGCCTACACAACTGCCAGTCAATAGACCAACACAGTTTGAGCACTACGGCGGCCTACCTGCTCCCGGGGGGTCACATGCACCAAATGACAATGGCGCGAAGAAGGACATGTTTGACACAGACGTGGAAGGTGTTGATGACTCGACCATTGCAGCGACGAgtgttgttggtgttgaggatCTTCCATACCGGTTCTCTCCTGGCCCGAATGCTCGACAGCAAGGTGCTGCTGCGAACTCTCTACATCAGTTCCAGCAAACACGCCGCCCTTTTGACTCTCAGTGGTATGACAATTTCGGAGACAAAGCCATGAAAACAGCTGGATTCGACTCGGATGAAATCGACAATGAAAGTCAGCTAACATCAGTGGTGGGTGATGACGAGGCCTCCGATGGAACCAACGAATCGGTGGTTCCTATCAGGAAACGCCTCAATGATGAGCCTCTGAGCAAACGTCTGCAGAACTTCTGGAATGCTGGCCGAAAGACGTACCAACAGCCAGCAAATCAGGCTCATATGGAATCGTCGAAGATTCCGACTTTCACCCGGTCAATACAGGATGCCAAACGGACTAGTCACGTCCTACCTGCCACTGCACCTAGGAAGGTTACACTCCCTCCTAATACGAGTACAACCCCGAGGACAAGATTTAGCCCACCAAAGCCTACTCTTCTGGAACAATTAGATTTGACCCCTACACGTCGTACCCCTGGTCCTCGGCCGCAGCAATCTCAGAGGATCACGAGCATTGAAACTTCAGACTCCGTGGAAAATGTAGGTCTCGGGTTCTTTTCAAACAGCTACGGCAGACGTGGTAGCATGCAGTCAATAACCGCTTTTGACGTGACGAATATCGATGCTCTtaatgacgatgatgacccCATCAACGATCCCTTCTCCAGACGTCTTTCAGTCCAGCGTATTAGTCCGGATCAGCACAATCCGAAAAAGCGTCATATCGAACCAGACTATCCGCCAGATATACTCTATCAGAAATCATTCGCTGAGCTCCAGGCGGAACCTTTTGACCACATTCCAGCAGCCGCCCCATCACCGAACGCAACCCAGGAAACACAACCTGATCCAGAAGACAGAATTCCGTACCTCATGAATCTTTCCGACGCCGACCGCCGCACCTATTTCTCCAATCTATCTATGGACGAATGGGAGGACTGTGGTGATCAATTAATAGATCAATTCACTCAGATGCTCACCAAAATGAAGGACCTACGTCATGCTCGACGAAAAACGGCCGCTGTGTTCGAAGCCGAGATCAAGAGAAGACACGAGAGTGTTGAGGAACAGTCTTCTGATCTTTCTAGAAAGCTAGAAGGAATGAGGTCGGGTGGTGCTGAGGTACTACGTGGTCGTACTCCGTGA
- a CDS encoding RING finger protein, protein MGQSSSTHQRHNSSSNRLSFINRGHRDRDRDRNRDMNNDHNLEQNGVFRPQRGADNGDTLPDQASSGWETWRPAEGQTSGIGHMGSIQEENGPQYEPTQREYRSAIFARMAARRQSTMSRLGSRILPNSVIRGLLNSEEETPAEGHAHRHGIVSRSIPRSEVAHSSSRFSPFSSLSSRGISRRRSARGPYFIPRSDPGLLSDTPHSPTFFDPTSDHTPETTRSSWRRSARLHRVRNSLSGPITQMFGQPSTNMSDQNIGDLRHSMGPIPGDTPGTFLPQPGPMSSRMDFDEPHELDSVEPAIGNTRPTSPMSLQSGQSPSGLRHFPNLLRARPSRVLRREEQTPLSRVLQLAAAAIAAQLSGTTGPVMPNIQALGNEGLDNSLENFIQSLQHATSAQTAADSQTTSGDNGAATPVNFLRVFRFANSDGARPSTTSNRSATATNAPESGSDGMNVENPVEGPEGRTVTLVVVGVRSVPSGNNLGNDQQNAGPGPGLDTLLRLPFLSPGSLSRNPDNGPNLTSRAEGRPRFIPSRHQTGGPSSTTNNEDIPLPVGHQSPSRRLSDTGSRGPLSSLPSIISESPPGPHPPPSTPAEPGLSAVSSGASTPSRRLSSASVMSPSTLPQLDEHRIMQPPAESADGNIPFNISRQRRRSDSEYVRHRDLGAGAIRRNGVVEPDNAPSPAGRSWLIYVVGTNLSENHPAFATPSLFTDNPTYEDMILLSSLLGPVKPPVATQEDLTSAGGVYRVVEYSGSLVAEALDGAGAIQIPNGDRCLICLGDYEAAEELRQLTKCAHVFHRDCIDQWLTTGRNSCPLCRGQGVAETSNADRTPENTSSA, encoded by the exons ATGGGACAATCCTCCTCAACACATCAACGCCACAACAGTTCTTCGAACCGTCTGTCATTTATAAACCGTGGTCATCGCGATAGGGATAGGGATAGGAATAGGGACATGAACAACGATCACAATTTGGAGCAAAACGGGGTGTTTAGGCCCCAACGAGGGGCGGATAATGGCGATACGCTACCCGATCAAGCCAGCTCAGGGTGGGAGACATGGCGACCGGCCGAGGGGCAAACGAGCGGTATAGGACACATGGGAAGCAttcaagaagaaaatgggCCACAATATGAACCGACTCAGCGGGAGTATCGGTCTGCGATCTTTGCCCGCATGGCAGCAAGAAGGCAATCCACAATGTCAAGGCTGGGGTCCAGAATTTTACCAAACTCGGTCATTCGTGGCCTTCTTaacagcgaagaagaaacaccTGCTGAGGGCCACGCTCATCGACACGGGATCGTATCGAGGTCAATACCAAGATCAGAAGTCGCTCATAGCAGCAGTCGTTTTAGTCCGTTTAGCTCGCTTAGCTCAAGAGGCATTTCTCGACGACGCTCAGCCCGCGGCCCCTATTTCATTCCACGCAGTGATCCAGGACTACTTTCGGATACTCCCCACTCTCCTACTTTTTTCGACCCTACCTCAGATCATACGCCAGAGACAACTAGAAGTTCTTGGCGAAGAAGTGCTCGTTTGCATCGTGTTAGAAATTCACTTTCGGGTCCGATCACGCAGATGTTTGGCCAACCGTCTACAAACATGTCTGATCAGAACATTGGGGATTTACGCCATTCGATGGGACCAATCCCTGGTGACACTCCAGGTACATTCCTCCCCCAACCAGGGCCAATGAGTAGTCGGATGGACTTTGATGAACCTCATGAACTTGATTCCGTGGAACCTGCCATAGGAAACACCCGCCCTACCTCTCCCATGTCTTTGCAGTCTGGACAAAGCCCAAGTGGCTTGCGCCACTTCCCAAATTTGTTGCGAGCACGCCCATCTAGAGTTTTGCGGCGAGAGGAGCAGACACCGCTCTCCCGTGTCCTTCAACTGGCGGCAGCTGCCATTGCTGCCCAACTTTCTGGCACAACTGGTCCTGTAATGCCTAATATTCAAGCCCTTGGCAATGAAGGCCTCGACAATTCGCTAGAAAATTTTATACAGAGTTTACAACACGCTACTTCTGCGCAAACGGCAGCCGATAGTCAAACTACTTCTGGAGACAATGGGGCGGCAACTCCGGTCAACTTCTTACGGGTGTTCCGATTCGCAAATTCAGATGGCGCAAGGCCTTCCACAACTTCGAATCGATCCGCGACAGCCACGAATGCCCCAGAGAGTGGCTCAGATGGGATGAATGTTGAGAACCCCGTGGAAGGACCTGAAGGGCGTACTGTTACCCTCGTTGTTGTGGGAGTAAGGTCTGTCCCGTCAGGTAATAATCTCGGCAATGACCAGCAGAATGCAGGCCCCGGACCTGGCTTGGATACGTTGCTCCGTCTACCGTTCTTGTCACCGGGTAGTCTATCACGGAATCCAGACAACGGTCCTAATCTCACATCACGTGCTGAAGGGCGACCAAGATTCATACCTAGTCGGCACCAAACCGGAGGTCCTAGTAGTACGACTAATAATGAGGATATTCCCCTGCCCGTGGGACATCAAAGTCCGTCAAGAAGGCTATCTGATACTGGGAGCCGTGGACCTCTCTCATCTCTACCTTCCATCATCTCTGAAAGCCCTCCTGGCCCTCACCCTCCACCATCGACGCCTGCTGAACCCGGGCTTTCAGCCGTGTCGTCAGGGGCCTCAACTCCAAGCCGAAGACTTTCTTCTGCATCAGTGATGTCCCCAAGCACCTTGCCGCAACTGGACGAGCACCGGATTATGCAGCCTCCAGCTGAATCTGCTGATGGTAACATTCCATTCAACATATCTCGCCAGCGACGTCGTAGTGATTCTGAGTATGTCCGCCATCGTGACCTAGGCGCTGGTGCGATTAGGCGTAATGGTGTTGTCGAACCGGATAATGCTCCCTCTCCTGCCGGTAGAAGCTGGTTGATCTATGTCGTGGGAACAAACCTTTCGGAAAATCACCCTGCGTTTGCGACACCAAGTCTCTTCACCGAT AACCCAACATATGAAGACATGATTCTACTCTCGTCTCTCCTCGGTCCAGTGAAGCCTCCAGTTGCCACCCAAGAGGACCTCACTTCGGCTGGTGGAGTATACCGTGTTGTGGAATATAGTGGCTCTCTTGTTGCGGAAGCTTTGGATGGTGCTGGCGCCATTCAAATTCCCAACGGGGATCGATGCTTGATCTGTCTCGGCGATTACGAGGCTGCGGAAGAGCTCCGGCAATTGACCAAATGCGCGCATGTATTCCACCGAGATTGTATAGATCAG TGGTTGACAACTGGTCGCAACTCTTGCCCTCTATGCAGAGGTCAGGGCGTAGCCGAGACATCGAATGCAGATCGCACTCCAGAGAACACGTCATCTGCTTGA
- a CDS encoding 5'-phosphoribosylglycinamide formyltransferase (phosphoribosylglycinamide formyltransferase, putative) — MDAPIRLTVLISGNGSNLQTVIDQTAAGELSVNIVRVLSNRKDAFGLERARRADIPIHYHNLVRYKKQHPATPEGIQAAREEYDAELARLVLADSPEMVACLGFMHVLSPRFLEPLERAKVKIINLHPALPGAFNGAHAIERAHSAWLEGKIDKTGVMIHNVISEVDMGTPIVVREIPFVKGEDENLEHFEKKVHAVEWEVVIEGVKLTIDEIRKEKKHGSTEA; from the exons ATGGATGCACCGATTCGACTCACTGTATTGATATCAGGCAATGGCTCAAACCTCCAGACCGTAATCGACCAGACAGCCGCGGGGGAACTTTCGGTGAACATTGTCCGAGTTTTATCGAACCGCAAAGACGCATTCGGACTCGAGCGTGCCCGACGTGCGGATATTCCTATACACTACCACAACCTTGTGAGATATAAGAAGCAGCACCCTGCGACACCAGAGGGTATCCAGGCGGCTCGGGAGGAATATGATGCGGAGCTGGCGAGGTTGGTCCTTGCTGACAGTCCGGAAATGGTAGCTTGTCTGGGATTTATGCATGTGCTGTCCCCGAGGTTCTTGGAGCCATTGGAAAGGGCTAAGGTTAAGATTATTAACCTTCACCCTGCGTTGCCGGGGGCATTTAATGGAGCG CATGCAATTGAGCGGGCCCATAGCGCCTGGTTAGAAGGAAAGATTGACAAGACAGGGGTAATGATCCACAACGTGATCTCTGAGGTTGATATGGGTACCCCTATAGTTGTACGAGAGATTCCATTCGTcaagggagaggatgaaaaCCTTGAACATTTTGAGAAAAAGGTCCACGCTGTTGAATGGGAGGTTGTGATCGAAGGCGTAAAGCTTACAATCGATGAGataagaaaggaaaagaaacatggCTCGACGGAAGCTTGA